The Arachis ipaensis cultivar K30076 chromosome B05, Araip1.1, whole genome shotgun sequence nucleotide sequence aaaagaaaagaaaagaaaagaaagcagaGCCAGCATCTAAAATAGAAGCAATCAAGTATCCTCACCAACCACCTGCTCAGATTCCGCACTGTCGTTCTCTCCGTCGTCGGATTTTCCTCCATAGATGCCGCGGTCGAGCTCGCACCATCAGCGTCAGAGCTCCGACACCTTCATCTTCGATACAACCTCTCGCGGGAGATGGTTTCAGCAGGTGAGAGAGAGGTTTTTCGTTTGTATGGAAATCTTATGTGTCGAAAGAATTCAAACGAGCTATGCTAATGAATCGTGGTTTGCTTTGCAGGAGTTAGGGTCTTACGGTGGTGGAGGAGGAGCATTTCAAGGGTGGTTAGGGACTCGATCTTCGAGCTTGAGGAAGAACGACGATGATCGTGTTTTCACCAGTGGCCTCCTTGACCTGCATTCCTTCAATACTGAGCTTTTACCTGAGGTTCGGTTAcggtgtgtgtttggattaagcTTATTTTCTGTTATGAATCAAAGAGTCATTTAGCTGAACATGTTGTCTCTGTGTAAAAGCTTAAGCATTAAAGTtttgttttaattcaatttagtTTGAAATTAAGCTGAGTTGCTTTATTGAGCATAATTTTAATGTTAATGGTTGTTTCTTAATTGCTGGTTGGTTTATTTTGTTAGCATGTAAAGTGGCTGGGAATTCCAAGTTGATTCTCTCAATGGATGTCTTAATGTTTCACAAAATGAGTGTTTAAATTTTGGTAATATTCAGGGACAAATTTTTTTTGATGACTCGGCTGAGGACATTCTCGGTGGCAGCAGACTTGGAACCAAATTCCGCGGCTTGTCTGAGAGCCAAGTCCTTAGGAGTTCCTCCACAGATAAAGAGAGAGCAAACAATGTTGCTAAGATCAAAGTTGTGGTATGCTTTGTGTTGCATGTTTCTCTTCTATGCTTCTTGTAGTTTGCATTTTGTTTGATGCTAATCAATGTTCTTTTAGTTACTTTAGCAGTTACATGTTGATTGAGAATGCTACTTGCTGCTTCAGGTTCGGAAGAGACCGCTAAATAAGAAGGAAATAGCAAAGAAAGAGGAGGATATTATTACCATAGATTCAAATTCTCTTACAGTTCACGAAAGAAAACTAAAGGTGAGAGTCTGTTGTAGGTTTTCTTAGGAAATGTGTCTTCACAGCATGAATTCTGAACTGAAATTGTTATCGAAGTTATATAATCAAGCTCAGTACATTGAAGTCTATGCTACTTTTGTAATAATATTTAGTGCAAATTTTATAAGTAATACAGAATACAGAATGCTTAAGAATTTCACGAGTCAACCAAACTACTGAACATAATAGGATAATGGGGAAAGATTGGGAATCAACTTTTTTTCAGCCAACAATCGGCTAccatttctctttttctttaaatttctctTCCCCTCCCTTAATTTTTGCTCTTCCTCTACTTTGTTAGCTGATTGTTAGTTAAAGAGAAGCTGGTCACATAGCAAAACCGATAAAATAATGTCCCTCTGCAGCTTTGAGTTCATACACTAGACTTGAACTCCCACATATAAAGTGTGTTGTGCTTTGTTTGCTCCAATAGCATTCAACAGATATAAGCTCCAGTGCCGTAGCAAGCAAAATATTAAAAGTAAAGCCTAAGCATGTAAAACTTTTGTTGGTAATACTTCAATGTAGTTCAAACCAGCTGCCACTAATAATCATTCTCGTAAAGTGATCAATGCCTATTGCGTGTTAATTCAAATTGCACTACACCTTACAAAAACCATAAGGAAGACGATTATTAACTAAGGTCAACATTTTTCTGGCTGATGCTGAGGCATTTTTGTAACGCATTGAAGTAAAAGAATTCATCCTCTACTTCTTGAGTGTTCCACACTATGTTTTCACTCTGCAGGTTGACTTAACGGAATATGTTGAGAAACATGAGTTTGTTTTTGATGCTGTGCTGAATGAAGGTGTTTCAAATGATAATGTGAGTATTTAATATACTGGTGGTTCTTCTTACCACATTGAGTAATAATTCGCTGGTTTTACTAGACTGGTTACATTCTTTCTCTCTAGGTATATGCAGAGACCGTGGAGCCAGTAGTTCCACTGATTTTCCAGCGAACAAAAGCAACTTGCTTTGCATATGGCCAAActggtatttatttattttttatatttatatactaaaaatgTCCTATGAGAGCATACATTGAACACTGATTTCTGAATCGTAAAATTGAGGAATATATTTCGACAATATATAGCTCAACTGAAAATGTTCTATCCAAACACAATATTTTGATGATGAAATGTTGACCGTTCTTAAATATTTCAAAGTATATTTTTTTGCTTTATGAGTAaagatgttaattttttttttctaggcCATTAGAAATTATCTGGATCCATACTGACTACCTAATAATCTACGTTTCTCTATTATTTTCACTTTCAAGTTTTTTGTTCTGCAAACTCTATAAACTCACTCTGCCTATCTCTTACTTGTGCAACTATTCTACTTCATGTATTTTCAACCCCATAACTGATGTTTATGTTTGATATcttgttaatttattttctagGAAGTGGGAAGACATACACTATGCAACCATTGCCTCTGAAAGCATCTCAAGATATTTTGAGGCTAATGCACCATACTTATCGGAACCAGGGTTTCCAGTTGAATGTTAGTTTTTTTGAAATATATGGGGGTAAAGTATTTGATCTCCTCAATGATCGAAAGTAAGTCAGATATACTTGTGGGCTAGAAAAAGTCTATGTTTGAGGTTGTTtgcctaattttttatattttcattttgcaGAAAACTTTTCATGAGGGAGGATGGGAAACAGCAGGTGTGCATTGTTGGCCTCCAAGAATACGGAGTAGCTAAAGTTGAGACAATCAAGGAACTTATTGAAAAAGGAAATGCTGCAAGAAGTACTGGTACAACTGGCGCAAATGAGGAGTCATCTAGATCACATGCTATACTTCAGCTTTGTATCAAGAGATCAACTGATTTGACGGAATCAAAGCCTGCTCGAATTGTTGGCAAGCTATCCTTTATAGATCTTGCTGGAAGTGAACGCGGTGCAGATACAACAGATAATGATAAACAGACTAGGTAGGGATTTTTCACCCCTCCAAATATAAAATTCTTAAATTATTATCTTCCATTACATATTTCCTTCGAATAACTGGGAGACTTATCATATGATGTAATGTGTTTGTCCTAGAGTTTACATTGTTAGATTCCCTATTTTAGTTTCCTTGAACTGATTTTTATTTTATGGTACAGAATTGAAGGTGCTGAGATTAATAAAAGCTTACTTGCATTAAAAGAATGCATCAGAGCTCTAGACAATGACCAAGGGCATATCCCATTCAGAGGAAGTAAATTGACTGAAGTTCTGCGAGACTCTTTTGTCGGTGACTCACGTACTGTGATGATATCATGCATTTCTCCAAGCTCAGGGTCGTGTGAGCATACTCTCAACACTTTGAGATATGCTGACAGGTATATAGTTTGAACTTTGAAAAGTTTCTGATAAGGAAGTGGTTGATCAGATTATATCAAATACCAAAATGAGAATAATATACTAATGGACTGTCATACTCCAGGGTAAAGAGCCTGTCAAAAGGGAACAACTCCAAAAAGGATCCTGTTTCTTCGTCAAATGTTAGAGACTCAACTGTATTGAATTCTGGGTCTTCAATTTTATCTCAGGATGATACCTTCGAGGATGAAGCAACCAATGTATATAATGAGAAGAACCGATTTGGTTGGTCCAAACAACTTGAAAGAGAACCTTCTCCTCCAATGATTGTGGATCGTGTTCCAAGTGGTAGGACTGGTGGAAATTTGGCATCATCTGTGTTTTCTGATTTACAAAGAGGTCAAAGAGGCAGTCAAAATGACAAAGCTGAAAATGGAATTGATTATCCAGGACCAATATATGAACAagacagaacaagaaaaactaataaGAGGGTGGATGGCAGCCAGTTATCTAGTTTGGAGGACAAGAGGAAGATTGAATCGTGTGTTAAACATGTAAATCCGCCACAATTTGAGGCTAATCATTCTGTTCCTGATGATGATTTAAATGCCCTATTGAAGGTATGTTTATTTTATGCCATATTTTGATATAATATCTGCGACTATTGAAGTACTGAATGGTGCTTGTTTTGCTTGGTGATTAGGAAGAGGAAGATCTTGTAACTGCTCATCGGAGACAAGTGGAGGAAACAATAGACATTGTTAAGGAGGTGTGTATGAATCTCTGATTGCTTAGTTCAGTGCGTTGCCTAGCTTGGTTGTTTGCTTTAATGCAATTTTTATGCAGGAGATGAATTTGCTTGTTGAAGCTGACCAACCAGGAAATCATTTGGATGATTACATTACTAAATTGAATACCATTTTGTCACAAAAGGCTGCAGGAATCCTTCAATTGCAGACGCAGTTGGCTCAATTTCAGAGACGCTTAAATGAGTATAACGTTTTCATGTCTCCTGGTAACTTATAGTGTTAATGAGGTCATGCTTGGTGTGTTTGTGTTGTGGATGTGCAATACTTTTCACTTATTGTTGCTGAGATCTTCACTGCAATGGATTGTTTCTCATGTGTTTTAGTTAAGAATGTTCACAAGATTATTGTGGTTCTGGAGTTCAGAAATGGGAATCACCCTTGTCTTTGTCTTTGTTCTTTGCCCTAAATCCTCAGACAAGCCACTACTGTGGCTTGAAATGAATTGAACGGTATGCAGATGGGCATCCACAATTTTCGCAATCCGAGGAGTGTACATTATACAGTCGAATTCCCTGTTGGGGGGTTGCTAGTCTTGCAACCTTGAATAGTTGAATCTTTATTCTCAATTtatattattgtattttttaatttatgtacCGTCTTCCTTGATGGATTTGACCATGGCATACTTGTCATCGTGTCTTGTTATATACTATATCACATTCAATGTATCCCCCTTATCTTTCCCTTCCTTTTATGATAATATTAAACCCCAGGGTTAGTTTTGTATTAAGGGAAAAGTAGAAGTACTTTTGGTttcattttttgtattttcttttttagAAATTTGTGAAAGAAgtgaaaataaaagataaaattttatgattttcacTTTGTTCACACAATTCTAAaaatcgaaaatattaagaaCGAAAATAGAAACCAAAACAAACTGGTTCTGGGTGTCTAGTGGTCTTGTGCTGACAAGTGAATGGCCAAATACTGGAAATAAAATATGGAAGGCCATTGGGGAGCACATCTAGATCCTTTGATCATCTTCGATTTGCCTCAGTAGATGTCAATGTGTGTATTTTTCTAAGTTGACTCATTTTAGGGTTGATGACTTGAATGAGGAGTTCTAGATAACAGCTTACTTCATGCCAAAATCTAAAGTCACAATCTCTGGATTTATAATACTTCGTTGGGTGATGCAGATTGCAGATTGCAACTGTTGTATGCTTcacaaaatctttttcaatattTCTAGGCATACGCAAATAATATCCATTGGTTAAGGGTAGGGTCACCCTTG carries:
- the LOC107644369 gene encoding kinesin-like protein KIN-13B, which produces MPRSSSHHQRQSSDTFIFDTTSRGRWFQQELGSYGGGGGAFQGWLGTRSSSLRKNDDDRVFTSGLLDLHSFNTELLPEGQIFFDDSAEDILGGSRLGTKFRGLSESQVLRSSSTDKERANNVAKIKVVVRKRPLNKKEIAKKEEDIITIDSNSLTVHERKLKVDLTEYVEKHEFVFDAVLNEGVSNDNVYAETVEPVVPLIFQRTKATCFAYGQTGSGKTYTMQPLPLKASQDILRLMHHTYRNQGFQLNVSFFEIYGGKVFDLLNDRKKLFMREDGKQQVCIVGLQEYGVAKVETIKELIEKGNAARSTGTTGANEESSRSHAILQLCIKRSTDLTESKPARIVGKLSFIDLAGSERGADTTDNDKQTRIEGAEINKSLLALKECIRALDNDQGHIPFRGSKLTEVLRDSFVGDSRTVMISCISPSSGSCEHTLNTLRYADRVKSLSKGNNSKKDPVSSSNVRDSTVLNSGSSILSQDDTFEDEATNVYNEKNRFGWSKQLEREPSPPMIVDRVPSGRTGGNLASSVFSDLQRGQRGSQNDKAENGIDYPGPIYEQDRTRKTNKRVDGSQLSSLEDKRKIESCVKHVNPPQFEANHSVPDDDLNALLKEEEDLVTAHRRQVEETIDIVKEEMNLLVEADQPGNHLDDYITKLNTILSQKAAGILQLQTQLAQFQRRLNEYNVFMSPGNL